From a region of the Streptomyces sp. B21-083 genome:
- a CDS encoding SelT/SelW/SelH family protein: MTDTQTVEGGTGAVHRVEIEYCTQCRWLPRAAWLAQELLTTFETELTELSLKPGTGGVFVVRVNGEVVWDRREQGFPEPTAVKRLVRDRVAPDKSLGHSEK, encoded by the coding sequence ATGACGGACACACAGACGGTGGAGGGCGGGACCGGCGCCGTGCACCGCGTGGAGATCGAGTACTGCACCCAGTGCCGGTGGCTGCCCCGCGCCGCCTGGCTCGCGCAGGAACTCCTCACGACCTTCGAGACCGAGCTGACGGAACTGTCCCTGAAACCCGGCACCGGAGGCGTCTTCGTCGTCCGCGTGAACGGCGAGGTGGTCTGGGACCGGCGCGAGCAGGGCTTCCCCGAACCGACGGCGGTGAAGCGGCTCGTACGCGACCGAGTGGCCCCGGACAAGTCCCTGGGCCACTCGGAGAAATGA